One Gammaproteobacteria bacterium DNA segment encodes these proteins:
- a CDS encoding HDOD domain-containing protein, which translates to MQSRLSSSSPHQHRAVTVDGQELSTLLGTLEPFAHFDKDDLLVLASRSELFGLKAKGVLFELGDSDPWMYFVVEGTVRLVAADGRARVVDGGTRAARQPLAQLQPRHYRAVAATAVTCLRVDVSGLGRLEPVDRASQYVVEEVSHHGEGASGGLVGRYQALLDKGDFRLPSLPHIAMDAVRAIDRDEADPRDLAAILINDPPITAKLIRAANSPLFHGLTSVNDCDKAIVRLGMKTARQLIVAFAMGELFKATNPAVRRRLEALWQHSTQVAAIAMVLSRELRCLEPEEAMVAGLLHDIGGVPIYNLAADDPELAADDAILDELVTGRRGELGARLLADWNFPDTLVTAAREAEDWWRDPAPAPDYADLVIVAQLHAWMGRPDAPDVPPMVQLPAFRKVTARRGLDPETSLAVLAEARGRIEEARSLLAG; encoded by the coding sequence ATGCAGTCCCGCCTCTCATCATCGAGCCCCCATCAACACCGGGCCGTCACCGTGGACGGACAGGAGTTGAGCACCCTCCTCGGTACCCTGGAGCCCTTCGCCCATTTCGACAAGGACGACCTCCTGGTGCTCGCCAGCCGTAGCGAACTCTTCGGCCTGAAGGCCAAGGGTGTGCTGTTCGAACTGGGTGACAGCGACCCGTGGATGTACTTCGTGGTGGAGGGCACCGTGAGGCTGGTGGCCGCCGACGGCCGCGCGCGGGTGGTGGATGGCGGCACCCGGGCGGCCCGGCAACCCCTGGCCCAGCTGCAACCGCGCCATTATCGAGCGGTGGCGGCGACCGCCGTCACCTGCCTGCGGGTGGACGTCTCGGGCCTGGGCCGCCTGGAGCCCGTAGATCGGGCGTCCCAGTACGTGGTGGAAGAGGTGAGCCATCATGGCGAGGGAGCCAGCGGGGGACTGGTGGGGCGCTACCAGGCCCTGTTGGACAAGGGGGATTTTCGCCTCCCCAGCCTGCCCCATATCGCCATGGATGCCGTGCGTGCCATCGACCGCGACGAGGCCGACCCGCGGGATCTGGCGGCCATCCTCATCAACGACCCGCCCATCACTGCCAAGCTCATCCGTGCCGCCAACAGCCCCCTGTTCCATGGCCTGACTTCGGTGAACGACTGCGACAAGGCCATCGTGCGCCTGGGCATGAAGACCGCCCGCCAGCTCATCGTCGCCTTCGCCATGGGCGAACTGTTCAAGGCCACGAACCCGGCTGTGCGCCGACGTCTCGAAGCCCTGTGGCAGCACAGCACTCAGGTGGCCGCCATCGCCATGGTGTTGAGCCGCGAACTGCGCTGCCTGGAACCGGAGGAGGCCATGGTGGCGGGACTGCTCCACGACATCGGCGGCGTGCCCATCTACAACCTGGCGGCCGACGACCCGGAGTTGGCCGCCGACGACGCCATCCTGGACGAACTCGTCACCGGCCGCCGCGGCGAACTGGGCGCGCGCCTGCTGGCCGATTGGAACTTCCCCGACACCCTGGTGACGGCGGCCCGCGAGGCCGAGGACTGGTGGCGCGACCCGGCGCCCGCCCCGGACTATGCCGACCTGGTGATCGTGGCCCAGCTCCACGCCTGGATGGGCCGCCCCGACGCCCCCGACGTGCCGCCCATGGTGCAGTTGCCCGCCTTTCGCAAGGTCACGGCGCGGCGAGGGCTCGACCCGGAGACCAGCCTCGCCGTGCTGGCCGAGGCCAGGGGGCGGATCGAGGAGGCGCGAAGCCTGCTGGCGGGCTGA
- a CDS encoding PQQ-dependent sugar dehydrogenase: MAGAEQIEVSQEATLKVERIAGGLSHPWGLAFLPDERFLVTERGGRLYVLDADGGNRRPVAGLPDIKPHGQGGLLDVALHPEFEENRWVYLSYAGPGDGGVGTEVARGRWNGRDLEDTEVIFRLEPKSGARQHFGSRLVFDRAGRLYVTLGDRGERPRAQDLGDHAGSVIRIDDDGSVPGDNPFVDRADARPEIFSYGNRNVQGAALHPETGELWTHEHGPQGGDEVNIIRAGVNYGWPVITYGVNYGIGTAIGEGTDKEGMAQPLYHRDPSIAPSGMAFYTADRIPGWQGDLLVGSLKFATLVRLELDGEEVVHEERLLQGDLGRIRDVRQGPDGLVDLLTDEDDGGLYRLGPALERR, translated from the coding sequence ATGGCCGGGGCCGAGCAGATTGAGGTGAGTCAGGAGGCCACTCTCAAGGTGGAACGCATCGCCGGCGGGCTGTCCCACCCCTGGGGCCTCGCCTTTCTGCCCGACGAGCGGTTCCTGGTGACGGAGCGGGGTGGGCGCCTCTACGTGCTGGATGCCGATGGCGGTAACCGGCGGCCGGTAGCGGGCCTGCCCGACATCAAGCCCCACGGCCAGGGCGGGCTGCTGGATGTGGCCCTGCACCCCGAGTTCGAGGAGAACCGCTGGGTCTATCTGTCCTACGCCGGGCCCGGTGACGGCGGCGTCGGCACCGAGGTGGCCAGAGGCCGCTGGAACGGCCGCGACCTCGAGGATACCGAGGTGATCTTTCGCCTCGAGCCCAAGTCGGGGGCGCGCCAGCACTTCGGCTCGCGGCTGGTGTTCGACCGTGCCGGGCGGCTCTACGTGACCCTGGGGGACCGGGGCGAGCGGCCGCGGGCCCAGGATCTGGGCGACCACGCCGGCTCGGTGATCCGCATCGATGACGACGGCAGCGTGCCGGGCGACAACCCCTTCGTGGACCGCGCGGATGCCCGGCCGGAGATCTTCAGCTACGGCAACCGCAACGTGCAGGGGGCCGCCCTCCATCCCGAGACCGGCGAATTGTGGACCCACGAGCACGGACCGCAGGGCGGCGACGAAGTGAATATCATCCGCGCCGGGGTGAACTACGGCTGGCCGGTGATCACCTACGGTGTGAACTATGGCATTGGCACCGCCATCGGCGAGGGCACCGACAAGGAGGGCATGGCCCAGCCCCTGTACCACCGGGACCCCTCCATCGCCCCCTCGGGCATGGCCTTCTACACCGCCGACCGCATCCCCGGCTGGCAGGGCGACCTCCTCGTCGGTTCCCTCAAGTTCGCCACCCTGGTGCGCCTGGAACTGGACGGCGAGGAAGTGGTGCACGAGGAGCGCCTGCTCCAGGGCGACCTGGGCCGCATCCGCGACGTGCGCCAGGGCCCCGACGGCCTGGTCGATCTGCTGACGGACGAGGATGACGGGGGGCTGTATCGCTTGGGGCCGGCGTTGGAGAGGCGGTGA
- a CDS encoding RecQ family ATP-dependent DNA helicase has translation MQEGTLDALKAHFGYDAFRPGQEAVINHLLAGNSVAAVFPTGGGKSICYQLPALLLPGVTLVVSPLIALMKDQIDALRARGIAAARLDSTLSADEHRAVMARLRDGSLRLLYVAPERFNNERFRQAIGRVAISLFAVDEAHCISEWGHNFRPDYLKLAGFARDIRAERVLALTATATPPVLEDICRVFAIAPEHAVRTGFYRPNLALLSTVVTDDVRDEVLLERLGGRPSGPTIVYVTLQKTAQVLAARLVAAGLPARAYHAGMKDEERAATQEWFMASDQAVVVATIAFGMGVDKADIRYVYHYNPPKSLENYAQEIGRAGRDGETAICELLFCPDDLNVLENFIYGDTPDTAALQRLVHDLFGREERFDVALYELSSEHDIRPLVLRTLLTYLELEGYLEGGTPFYSQYKFKPLIGSAEILQRFEGERRAFLTALFKQASKGRIWLSLDAEAAAAALGTPRERVVRALDWLGEQGMLEVQAAGVRHRYRRCRHPESLDALATDLHGRMARREAAELERLRQVCALVEHPGCRSAMLAAHFGEALDIPCGHCSGCRGETGELPPRGNGTIPPQLATELATLVAEKRAVLNNPRAVARLLCGVTSPRLSRARLGGHRLFGALAGVPFAQVQEWVEQRVDNPSTITPKVRAQIIENNSQATLADAAGLSQAYIAQIETGKRAGRIDAYKALASVLDVDIDDLV, from the coding sequence ATGCAGGAAGGGACTCTTGATGCGCTCAAGGCGCATTTCGGCTATGACGCCTTTCGTCCAGGTCAGGAGGCGGTGATCAACCATCTGCTCGCCGGCAACTCGGTGGCGGCGGTCTTTCCCACCGGCGGCGGCAAATCCATCTGCTATCAGCTCCCTGCGTTGCTGCTGCCCGGCGTCACCCTGGTGGTCTCGCCGCTGATCGCGCTGATGAAGGATCAGATCGATGCCTTGAGGGCCCGCGGCATCGCGGCGGCGCGCCTCGATTCCACCCTCAGCGCCGATGAACACCGCGCGGTCATGGCGCGGTTGCGCGACGGCAGCCTGCGGCTGCTCTACGTCGCCCCGGAACGCTTCAACAACGAGCGTTTTCGCCAGGCGATAGGCCGGGTAGCGATATCGCTGTTCGCGGTGGATGAGGCGCACTGCATCTCCGAGTGGGGCCATAACTTCCGCCCCGATTACCTCAAGCTGGCCGGTTTTGCCCGCGACATCCGCGCCGAGCGGGTGCTGGCGCTGACCGCCACCGCCACGCCGCCGGTGCTGGAGGATATCTGCCGCGTCTTCGCCATCGCTCCCGAGCATGCGGTGCGCACCGGCTTTTACCGCCCCAACCTGGCGCTGCTGAGCACCGTCGTAACGGATGATGTGCGCGACGAGGTGCTGCTGGAGCGGCTGGGCGGCCGCCCGTCCGGGCCCACTATCGTCTACGTCACCCTGCAGAAGACGGCGCAGGTGCTGGCGGCAAGACTGGTCGCTGCAGGCCTGCCAGCCCGCGCCTATCACGCCGGGATGAAGGATGAGGAGCGCGCCGCCACCCAGGAGTGGTTCATGGCCTCGGACCAGGCCGTGGTGGTGGCCACCATCGCCTTCGGCATGGGGGTGGACAAGGCGGATATCCGCTACGTCTACCACTACAATCCGCCCAAGAGCCTGGAGAACTACGCCCAGGAGATCGGCCGGGCCGGGCGCGATGGCGAGACCGCGATCTGCGAACTGCTGTTCTGCCCCGACGACCTCAACGTGCTGGAGAACTTCATCTACGGCGATACGCCCGACACCGCGGCGCTGCAGCGGCTGGTGCACGACCTTTTCGGCCGCGAGGAGCGCTTCGATGTAGCCCTCTACGAACTCTCTTCCGAGCACGACATCCGCCCCCTGGTGCTGCGCACTCTGCTCACCTACCTGGAACTGGAGGGGTACCTCGAAGGCGGCACGCCGTTCTACAGCCAGTACAAGTTCAAGCCGCTGATCGGTTCGGCGGAAATCTTACAGCGTTTCGAGGGCGAGCGGCGTGCCTTCCTCACCGCGCTGTTTAAACAGGCGAGCAAGGGACGCATCTGGCTCAGTCTCGATGCCGAGGCGGCCGCCGCAGCCCTGGGTACACCGCGCGAGCGGGTGGTGCGCGCCCTCGACTGGCTGGGCGAGCAGGGCATGCTCGAGGTGCAGGCCGCCGGGGTGCGCCATCGTTACCGCCGTTGCCGCCACCCCGAGTCCCTCGATGCCCTGGCCACCGACCTGCACGGGCGGATGGCTCGGCGCGAAGCCGCAGAACTGGAACGCTTGCGTCAGGTCTGTGCGCTGGTGGAGCATCCCGGCTGTCGCAGCGCCATGCTCGCTGCCCACTTCGGCGAGGCGCTGGATATCCCCTGCGGCCACTGCAGTGGCTGCCGCGGAGAGACCGGCGAGTTACCCCCACGGGGTAACGGGACGATCCCGCCGCAGCTGGCCACCGAGCTGGCAACGCTGGTGGCTGAGAAGCGGGCGGTGCTGAATAATCCCCGAGCCGTGGCACGGTTGCTTTGCGGCGTCACCTCGCCCCGGCTGAGCCGCGCCAGGCTGGGTGGCCACAGACTATTCGGTGCGCTGGCTGGGGTGCCGTTCGCGCAGGTGCAGGAGTGGGTGGAACAACGGGTGGACAACCCCTCGACTATCACGCCGAAAGTGCGCGCACAGATCATCGAGAACAATTCCCAGGCCACTCTGGCTGATGCGGCCGGCCTGTCCCAGGCCTATATCGCACAGATTGAGACCGGCAAACGGGCGGGACGGATCGATGCCTACAAGGCTCTTGCCAGCGTTCTGGATGTCGATATAGATGACTTGGTGTGA